aacaaacagcttataatccagagaaacaaatagCTCACAGCTTATTTTATATCGGTTTATTATAATTCACTTTACAGTAATTTGGTTCAATAATCTATATTACAATAATCTCAAAGAGAGCCTAAATCTCTGTGAGCCTTGTGTTTAGAATTTGCTTTAGGGGGAGCTTCGCAAATGTCTATTGAAGTAGGTTGTTGAATGATCTGAACGATGCTAACCGCACAACTAGACTAAACTGAGATCGTGGGCTGTCTGTAGCACATCCTAAGTTCCAAACTTGCAAGTATTTCGCTCTCACCCTGTTCGTTTTGGTGAGGAATTATTCTGGACTCAAAGTTGGTCGCTTTTCGTGCAAGAAATTCTCACTGGTATTGTTGCTTCCCCGATAGCAACTTGAGATGAATATAGCCGGGTCGGAAAGGAATCGAGCATGGGATCCTGTTTGGGACGTTTTGATCCTGGTGATGGTGTAGCTTGTGTGaggtaaaaaataataataataataataaactcGAAGCACATCTGCAGTTAGTAATGCTAGCCTTTTGTGAGTGGGAAAGCTAGAAAAACTTGCAAGCATAGCCCATGGGCTATGGCCTATGGCCCATATCATATGGCTGCATGTCAGCATCCAAATCAAGTCACAAATACAAGCCCTCGCAATTTGCAAAGCATATGCATGCGTAGCTACCCCTTTATATACTACACACTTGTAATTAATCTTGTACGCAGTATTATcatcccatatatatatatatgaatatatctaCATCATACAATAACGACATAGgacaaaacaaaaggaaaatgaaaaacAGCGATCCTACTCATACTCTGGTAGTAGCACCAAACAATTCCGGTGTCAAAGCTAAAGCCAAGCGCACCTTGTCGTCAAGACCTCGACGAAAAACCAGGCCCATCATCCCAGAGTCACGCACGCAGATGCGCGCAGTCACGTAGTCAGCAACTCCGGCCCCGGCCAACGGCAGCCAAACCACTTTAATTTCCATTCCACCGCACATACAGGGGATACAGCACGGtcgccctccccttcccccacgCGTTCGGCTTTCGCGCCTCTATCGGCGTCTTCGGCCGGCCGGCACCCACCACACGCACCGTCGTCACATGCTGTTTTACATCTCTGCAGGCAGGACGACCACTGCGCGCACTGCGTCGCATGGCAGCGCCATCCGCGCTCCACGCGTGGAAGGCGAACGCGACAGCCGAAGTGGCCACACACGCGCACACCCCTGATGATCACATCTCAGACCGTGCGTGTGTTTCTCGGTCAAAACACGCGGTTCATCGTGCGGATCCGTGGACTCCGGGAGGCAGGGAGGGagggtggccgccggcgagcgatCGATCCGCGACTTGGCGTGCCGGGCGGGTGGGCGGGTGTTGGTCAAAGCGTAACACGGTCATCAGTCATCACGAACCACCACTGGTAAAGCTTGGGGTTTGGGGGGCCAACGCAACCTCCGTGCTGCCGCATTTGAGGAACGACGAGAAGACGCACGTAATCCAGAAGTAGTGGTACAGTCATCCAGTTGCTTGGTCTCAACATGGGCATAACAATTATTGGAGCACAGGATCGGTATTATTTCAGCTAAGAGAGTTGGATCTTGTGGTAATTGGAGACTTGGAGTATATGTACTCCAAGGCAAATCCAATTGCTTTGGATGGTGTCCACTGGAAATCCAGCCGGAGGGCCGCGTCAGAATCGCCGTAGTACGTCAATTGAGTTTTTACCGATCAGGTTTACCCTTCCATGTATCACACATTTAAACGGACCAACACATCcacatgttcttttttttttcttaccgtattttttttttaggaaactctagcggaaagaaaacaaaaactaagAAAAGGTACAGCTACCGCCGTTCAAGTGACCACGCTGATGGCATCCCCATCCTGCAAACTTGCAAAGATTCTAATTCGAATGTCAAATACAATCCAAATCAGCGTTGCCAACTTGAACACGGAAGTGACCAAACTATCTTCTCATCTATATCTTGTTCATCAACCCTTTTACAATCTCTCAGACAAGAGCTTAAAGAACGAAACATGATGGGGTGTACTGAGTAGCACGTGCACACGAAACAGTACTAAAATGCTCCACGAGAAAATTCATTCTTGACTAACGCAATCATGCACGGAAAGATGGACAGATCAAGACGAAACCTAACGCAAGTAACGTGAAACCCAGGGATGCCACAGATGTTCAAAGCTCCGAGTGTACAGCGTGCATAAAACGTCAAATAGTCACTTGATCAGATAAGAATCGTCAttctttttaattaaaaagaaaCAATTCCTGCTGATTGAAGGACCGCAGGATCACACATCGCTACATGAATTGGAACAAAAACTTTGACCAATTTTACAAGACAATCTTTCTAATTATGCCTTTGATCAAGGCATTTTCGATGTTCCATGCGCAAAAAATCTCCTGCTGTTCTTGTACAGGATCCTCGCACAACTCGACCCCTAATCGTTAGTGCGCCTCTACACTCCCTTTCTGCACTCCAAAGCAAAGCAGAGTTTTGACCCAAACCAATTTATGTTCAGAATAACTTCGATGGTGGCCGACACAGCCGAAGCAGATTTCTGAAACGCCGCACTTTCGACCATCATGCGTGGAGCTTTGGGTTGCAGCGGCCATCATCAGCTGCTGTCATTTCTCATTTGTATAGCATCTCGTCTGACTGTAACTGTAACTGTAACCCCCTTTGTTGTCTCTGTTCATCTCAAGAACAACACCTCCATCACTTCACAGTTCACACCACACCTCTGAAGATAATTAATCTGCCAGCTGAACCGTGTAACCCCGGACAACGGCGACAAGTGAACCAGTGCATTTATACGCCGGTGCCAAACTGCCAATTATGGACAGGGATTGTGTTCGTAGAAGTAGGTCCATTTTAGACTGCCCCCCACTTGCTGCCAAATCTTTTGAAGCAACGGTACCTGCGGCAGATGAGATCGATCGGCAATCAAACCATTCAATCCACCGCACCGAACACTGTTGCTTCCACCGACAAAAACTCGCGTGGCCCGGAGATCACCGATGCACTGAACCGTGGCATGAATTTTCCATGTAACTTGGGACAGGATGATTGTTGTTAGCTTTGCTTGACGCCGGATGGTCGGTTTCGGTCTCGCCATAGCTGTGGTTCGTGTGACTTCAGGAGAGGAGGACATGGACGGAGGCGTTCTTGGTGGCGGCGCAGACGGGGcaagcgtcggcggcggcctcgcagGCGCCGCACAGGCACAGGTGGCGGCACGGGAGCAGCAGCACGGACGCCTCCGCGACACGGCATGCCTTGCACGACGTCGCCGTGGAGACCGcgacatcggcggcggcggcgggggtctCGAAGCAGCACGAGTGGGCGTCCTCGGCGTCGCCTTCccccgcggaggcggcggcggcggcggcggcgcagggggactggaggaggagctggTCGAGCGtggcgcggaggccggcggcgacggcctcgtGGCTCTTGGCGACGCCCATCCACGCCTGCCCCTCCGCGCTCACCTGGCGGAGCTTCTCCTCCAGCTCCGCGTTGCGGCAGCGCGCGCGCTCCAGCTCGGCCTCCGCCGCACGCACCCTCCCCGTCgtggcgcgcgccgcggccgccaccagCGCCCGGACGTGCCGCCGCTGCGCCTCCTCCAGCCCCGCGCGCATCCGCTCGGCCTGCACGAACATCCACCAAACACCGACGCCGATCAAACACCACTCACCAAACACAAACAGGGGAGTCCACGGTTAACGGAGAAGCCTTCTTCCCATACCTCGAGCCGAACGAGCGCGTCGATCTCCACGCCATGGTGGTAGAGCTGCGAAAGAAGGCCCTGCGAGATTCCGCCCGCACCGTCCATCCTCCTCCCGCTGGTGGACGCCGCGCCGGCGCACGCCGCCCTGCCCGCCACATCCCCGAAGGGCAAGATCCCCTgcagcggcgccgccatcgcgtGCGCCAGGACCGCGCGCTGGTCCTCCAACAGACCCGCCGCCACGCGCGGCCGCTTCCTCTCCACGAACCCGTACtcgccgttgtcgccgccgaACACCACCGCGCCCCCGATCccttccaccgccgccatgGGCGGCGCGcactcgccggcgagctcgtccaGGAAcagggcgccgccgctcgccgccgcgtggAGGTCGTAAGGGAAAGCCTGGGCGAGGCGCTGCGCCTGCAC
This window of the Oryza sativa Japonica Group chromosome 4, ASM3414082v1 genome carries:
- the LOC4335734 gene encoding probable BOI-related E3 ubiquitin-protein ligase 3, producing the protein MAVQAQRLAQAFPYDLHAAASGGALFLDELAGECAPPMAAVEGIGGAVVFGGDNGEYGFVERKRPRVAAGLLEDQRAVLAHAMAAPLQGILPFGDVAGRAACAGAASTSGRRMDGAGGISQGLLSQLYHHGVEIDALVRLEAERMRAGLEEAQRRHVRALVAAAARATTGRVRAAEAELERARCRNAELEEKLRQVSAEGQAWMGVAKSHEAVAAGLRATLDQLLLQSPCAAAAAAASAGEGDAEDAHSCCFETPAAAADVAVSTATSCKACRVAEASVLLLPCRHLCLCGACEAAADACPVCAATKNASVHVLLS